The genomic DNA CTGCGGGCTGGGGTTCCTCGGCTCGAGCGGCCTCGGCGGCGCGGCGGGCGGCCTTCTTCCACCGGCCGACCACCGAGCCGACGCGCATGTCGAGGGAGGTGCCGCGGGGCCAGCCGACGTAGTGGCACAGGAAGATCGCGATCTCGTGCAGTTGCGCCTCGGTCAGCTCGTCCGCGTCGAGGGCGGCGCGCATCTGCTCGGCCGCGTCGTCGATGCGGTTCTGCTGGGTGAGCGCGCCGAGCAGCAGGAGCTTGCGGTCACGGTCGCTGAGCCCCGGCCCCGACGCGGCGGGATCATCGCCGCGACCGGGATCGGCACTCTCCGCGGCATCGGCACCGCCCCTGGGCTCCACACCGCTCACGGGCTCGGCACGGCCCCCTCTTTCGACACCGCTCATCAGCTCTCTCCCTGCCGCGCGATCTCGCCGGTCCCCACTCCCAGACCCGGACCGAGATGGCGCAAGGCCAGTGCCGCCAAGGGCAATTCGACGCCGAGCCGTTCGCCCAGTCCCAAGGCCAAGCCGAGATCCTTCTCGCCCAGATCACGGACATGACTGAGGATGGGCAGCCAGAAATCGCCCTCCTCGATCGGCGCGGTGTTCTCGCGCAGCATGATCGCGCCCGCACCGCCGGTCACCGCGTCGGAGTGGCGAACCACCTTGCCCAGCGCGGTGATGTCGAGCCCGGCGGACTCGGCCAGCCGCTGCGACTCGGTCGCGGCGGTGAAGGCGACGAAATGCAGCAGATTGCGGGCCAGCTTCATCCGGGTGCCCGCCCCGACCGGACCGGCGTGCACCACGAGGTCGGCGAAGGTCCCGAAGGGCTCGCGCACCCGCTCGAACGCCGCCTGGGAACCGCCGACCATGACCGCGAGCCTGCCGGACTTCGCGCCGCCCGCACCGCCGCTGACCGGTGCGTCCACCAGGTCGACGCCGCGTTCGGCGCAGACGGCGGCCAGTTCTTCGGCCGTGCGGTCGGAGATGGTGGAGTGCACCGCGATCACCGTGCCCGGCCGCGCGGTGCTCAGGATGCCGCCGGGGCCGGTGACCACGCCGCGCACCTGGGCGTCGTCGAGCACCGCGACCGAGATCACCTCGGCGTCCTCGGCGACGGCGGCCGCGGAATCCACGCCCCTGGCGCCCGCTTCGGTGAACGGGGCGACCACATCGGGGCGCATGTCGCAGACGGTGAGCCCGCCGGGCCAGGCCAGCAGGCGCTGGGCCATGGGCGCGCCCATATTGCCCAGGCCGATGAAACCGATTCGCTTGTCGCTCATGACCGGATGATCTGTCCGCCGTCGATGTTGAAGATCTGGCCGGTGACCCAGGACGCCTCGTCGGAGAGCAGGTAGAGGCAGGCGCCGACGAGATCGGCCGGGGTCCCCATGCGCTTGAGCGGCAGGCGCTTGACCATGTCCTCGACGATACTGCCGGGCGTCACGGTCTTGGTGGCGTCGGTGTCGATCGGTCCGGGGGCGATCGCGTTGACGCGGATGTTGTTGCCGCCGAGTTCGACCGCGAGCTGCTGGGTGAGGCTGTTGACCCCCGCCTTGGCCAGGCCGTAGAAGCCGGAGTAGACCCAGGCGGCGGTGGAGGACTGGTTGACGATCGAGCCGCCCGCCATCTTCATGTGCGGGTAGACCGCGCGGGTCACGTTGAGCGCGCCGTCCATGTTCACCGACATGAACTTCTTGTAGTAGTCCCACGGGACGGTGATCAGCAGGTCCAGCTTCATGTCGCCGTAGATGGCGGCATTGTTGACCAGGTGGTCGATGCGGCCGAAGCGTTGCGCGGTGGTCTCGGCGAGCGCGGCGGCGGATTCGGGGTCGGCGACGTCGACCTCGGCGAAGATCGCACTGCCGCCGTCGGCGGTGATGTCGGCGGCGACAGTCTTACCCGCGTCGATATTGCGGTCGGCGACGACCACATTCGCGCCCTCGCCTGCCAGGGCGGCGGCGTACGCGGCGCCGATACCTTGTGCGGCGCCGGTGACGATGACCGTCCGGTCGGTGAAACGCCCCATGTCGGGCTCCTCGAAAGTCGTTGGAAGGGTGAGTTTTTCGCTGGCAGGGGACCGTCGCTCAGACCGCGGTGGCGATCAGCTTGGTCTCCAGGTACTCCTCGAACCCGGCCGTGCCCATCTCGCGTCCGATGCCGGACTGCTTGTAGCCGCCGAACGGCACGTCGGCGCTGTACCAGATGCCGCCGTTGACGCCGAGCGTGCCGGTGCGGACCCGGTGGGCGACCGAGGCGATGCGCTCGGGATCGGTGCCGTAGATCGACCCGGACAGGCCGTAGGGGGAATCGTTGGCGATGGCGACGGCCTCGTCGTCGGTGTCGTAGCCGATCACCACCAGGACGGGACCGAAGATCTCCTCGCGTGCGACGGTCGCGGAGTTGTCCAGACCGGTGATCAGGGTCGGCTCGATGAAGTAGCCGCGGTCGCGGTCGGCGGGACGGCCGCCGCCGGTCACGATCTGCCCGCCCTCGGCGCGGGCGATGTCGATGTAGTGCTGCACGCGGTCGCGCTGGCGCGCGGAGATGAGCGGGCCGCAGATGGTGCGTGAACTGGCGGGATCCCCCGGCCTGATGCCGCCGAGAGTGGCGGCGGCGATCTGCACAGCCTCGTCGTAGCGGCTGTTGGGCACCAGCAGGCGGGTGCTCAGCGCACAGCCCTGACCGGCGTGCACGCACACCGAGAACGCCGCCATCGACACCGCGGCACCGAGGTCGGCGTCCTCGAGCACGATGAAGGCGGACTTGCCGCCCAGTTCCAGGAATGTCTTCTTCACGGTCGCGGACGCGGTGGCCATGACGGTGCGGCCGGTGGCGGTGGAGCCGGTGAAGCTGACCATGTCGACGCGCGGATCGCCGCACAACTGGCTGCCGAGCGCGTGGTCGGCGGAGGTGACGATATTGATCACGCCCGGCGGGATATCGGTGTGCTCGGCGATGATCGGGCCGAGCACGGCCGCGCACCACGGGGTGTCGGGAGCCGGCTTGAGCACGACGGTATTGCCCGCCGCGAGTGCGGGGCCGAGCTTGGCGAAGGTGATCTGGTGCGGGAAGTTCCACGGCGTGATCGCGCCGACCACGCCTACCGCTTCCCTGCGCAGCCGCCGATGAGTCGCGATCCCCATCGGGCTCGCGACACCGAGATCGGTCTCCCACCCGTAGCTCGCGGCCAGATTCGTGGGGAACGCCAGATCTGCGACCGGACCCTCGAGCTGCGGACCGCTGGTCAGCATGACCGGCGCGCCCGCCTCGGCGACGGTGACCGCGCGGACGTCCTCGATGCGGTCCTGGACGGCCGTGCGCAGCTGTTCGAGACAGCGCACCCGGAACTCGTGGTTCGTCGACCAATCGGTCGTGTCGAAGGCGGTCCTGGCGGCGCCGATGGCGGCGTCCATGTCCGCGCCCGAACCGTTGGCCGCCACGCCGAGCACTTCTTCCGTAGCCGGGTTCACCGTGTCGAATTCGCCCGCGGCACCCGGCGTCAGCTTGCCGTCGATGAACAGGCGCGTGCCGTCGGTGGGAAGACCGCTCATGATCGCTCCGATACTGTCTGGACAGGTGTACGGAATATAGTCCAGCTCACGCGCCAACCGCAAGAACATGTTCCATTATTGCCACCTTCGCCGCAGGATGTATGTGCGATGATCCGATGGAATCGGTTGCCGTCCCGTGGGCCGCTCATGCCCGGGATCCACGGCAGACCGGCCGGTCACCGCCCGCGAGCACCAGCACCCGGAGAGAGCCGATGACAAGCACCGAGACCACGCCCACGGCCACCGTGCCCCAGCGTGTCACCCCCGAACTGATCGACCGGCTCACCGCGCGGGTCCGGGCGAGCGGCGACGCCGACGGCGGGCCCGGCCGGGCCAGGACGCCGTTCCCGTTGATCGAGGTCTACACCGGCGCGACCTACGGCGCACTGCCCCAGTCCCGTCCGCAGGATGTGATCGACGCCTTCGCCACGGCCCGCGCGGCGCAGCGCACATGGGCCGCCACGCCGCTGAAACGGCGGCTCGCCGTCTTCGCCCGCGCGCACGAGCTCATCCTCACCGAGCGCGAGACGATAGCCGATCTCATCCAGGTCGGCTGCGGCAAGACCCGGCGGATGGCCTTCGAAGAGTCCTGCGACGTGCCGATGATCATCAGCCACTACCTCGCGACCGCGCGCCGGATCCTGAAGCCGCGCACCCACGGTGGCCCGGTGCCGCTGCTGAGCGCCTCCCTCGAGGAGCACCGCCCCAAGGGTGTGGTCGGCGTGATCGCGCCCTGGAACTTCCCGTTCGCGCTGGCGCTCTCGGATGCCGTCGCCGCGTTGATCGCCGGCAATGCGGTAGTGCTCAAGCCGGACAACAAGACCGCGCTGTGCGCGCTGTTCGGCGTGGAGCTGCTGCACCGCGCGGGACTGCCGGAGGGGCTGTTCGAGGTGGTCTGCGGCGAGGGCCCCGACATCGGCGGCGACCTGGTCGACAACAGCGACTTCGTCATGTTCACCGGCTCGACCGCCACCGGCAGGCTGATCGGCGAACGGGCCGGGCGCAATCTCATCGGATGCAGCCTCGAACTCGGCGGCAAGAACCCGCTGATCGTGCTCGACGACGCCGATCTGGACGCGGTGGTGCCGGGCGCGGTGTTCGCGACGTTCGCCAATTCCGGGCAGGCCTGCATGCACATCGAACGCATCTACGTCCACGACCGCTGCTACGACGAGTTCCTGCGCCGGTTCGTCGATGCCGCCGCCGATCTCGGTACGAAGGCCGGGGCGAGTTACGACTACACCCCGGAATTCGGATCGCTGATCTCCCCCGAACACCTGGCTCGAGTGTCGGCGCATGTGGACGAGGCGCGAGCCGCGGGCGCGACGGTGCACACCGGCGGCCGGGCTCGCCCCGACATCGGCCCGGCGTTCTACGAGCCGACCGTGCTCACCGATGTCCCCCCGCATGTCGCCCACGCCACCACCGAGACCTTCGGGCCGGTCGTCACCGTCTACCGGGTCGGCTCCGAACAGGAGGCGATCAACCGAGCCAACGCCACCGACTACGGACTCAACGCGAGCGTGTGGAGCTCGGATCGGCGCAGGGCGCTGCGGGTGGCGCGGCGACTGGAGGCCGGGAACATCAATGTCAACGACGGGTTCGTCACCAGCTACTCCTCCAAGGCGACACCCTCGGGCGGGGTGAAGCAGTCCGGTATCGGGGCCAGGCACGGCGATCAAGGACTGCTCAAATACACCGACACGATCAATGTCGGCGTACTGAAGAGCCAGGTGATCACCGCTCGCGCGAAGTTGGCCTACGACAAGCAGATCGCCTCCACTCTGGCCACCCTGCGGATCATGCGCCGCACCCGGCTGCGCTGATACCGTGACGCCGGAGCGGGTACGAACACACTCGACCCGCATCGGCACGACTCGAGGAGCGACACGAGTGAGCATTCGCGACATCACGCTGCGGACCCTCTCCGGCGAACAGACCACGCTGGCCGAACTGGCGGGTGACAAGGCGGTACTGGTGGTCAATGTCGCCTCGAAGTGCGGTCTGACGCCCCAGTACACCGGTCTGGTGGAACTGCAGCGCACCTACGGCGACCGTGGATTCACCGTGGTGGGCGTGCCGTGCAACCAGTTCATGGGCCAGGAGCCGGGCACCGCCGAGGAGATCGAGCAGTTCTGCTCCACCACCTACGGCGTGGACTTCCCGCTGCTGGAGAAGACCGATGTCAACGGCGAGAACCGGCACCCGCTCTACGCGGAGCTCACCCAGACCGCCGACGCCGAGGGCGGCGTGGGCGATATCCAGTGGAACTTCGAGAAATTCCTCGTCGACCGCGACGGCAAGGTGGCCGGGCGATTCCGTCCGCGCACCGAGCCGAACGATCCCGCGATCGTCGCGGCCATCGAGAGCGCGCTGTAGGGGGCCTCGGCCGAGCGATCACTTGTCCTTGTCTTTGTCCTTGCCTTTGTCTTTGCCCTTGTCCCCGTTGCCGGGGCCGTCCGTCGGGGCGACGCCGGACGACGGGACAACCGACGGCGGGGCGGTGACGGCGGCCGGGCCGGACTGCGGGATGGAGGTCTGCGGGGACGGCGGGCTGGGCGTCGACTGATCGCGCGTGAGGACCAGGACGATCACGACCAGCAGAACCGATACGGCCGCCGCCACCGCCATGATCACCCCCGCGGGCGGACGTGACGGCGGCGAGCCCGGCGGGATGTAGGCGCCCGCAAGCGTTTCGCTGTGCCCTGGTCCCATCGGAAGCGTTTCGCTGTACCGAGCGGCGGACGGCAGCGATCCCGGATCGGCGAACGGCATCCGGGCGGCCGGTGCCGGCGGCACCCGCGTGGCCGACCCGCCCTGCCGATCCAGCACAGGCGAGTGCGGGGCGGGCAAGACCGCGTGGGCCTGCGACGGGGCGGTGAGGGCCCGCCGGGCGGCCTCGGCGAACTCGGCGCAGCTGTCGAAGCGGTCCCGCGGTTGCTTCGCCATGGCCCGGGCCAGTACCCCGTCGAGCGCCACGGGCACGTCGGAATGCCGCCCGGAGGCGGAAGGCGGCGGGTCGTGCAGGTGACCGGAGATGATCCCCACCGGGTTGTCGGCCGGGAACGGAAGACCTCCGGTGACCAATCGGAACAGCGAGCAGGCCAGCGAGTACTGATCACTGCGGTGGTCCAGCCGCGCACCGGAAAGCTGCTCGGGCGAGGCGAAAGCCAGGGTCGCGGTGAAGGTACCGGTCCGGGTGAGCGCGGCGGAATCCTCTTGCGGCCGGGCGATGCCGAAATCGGAGAGGTACACCCGCTCGTCCGCACCGGCTTC from Nocardia higoensis includes the following:
- a CDS encoding NAD(P)-dependent oxidoreductase, which gives rise to MSDKRIGFIGLGNMGAPMAQRLLAWPGGLTVCDMRPDVVAPFTEAGARGVDSAAAVAEDAEVISVAVLDDAQVRGVVTGPGGILSTARPGTVIAVHSTISDRTAEELAAVCAERGVDLVDAPVSGGAGGAKSGRLAVMVGGSQAAFERVREPFGTFADLVVHAGPVGAGTRMKLARNLLHFVAFTAATESQRLAESAGLDITALGKVVRHSDAVTGGAGAIMLRENTAPIEEGDFWLPILSHVRDLGEKDLGLALGLGERLGVELPLAALALRHLGPGLGVGTGEIARQGES
- a CDS encoding SDR family oxidoreductase is translated as MGRFTDRTVIVTGAAQGIGAAYAAALAGEGANVVVADRNIDAGKTVAADITADGGSAIFAEVDVADPESAAALAETTAQRFGRIDHLVNNAAIYGDMKLDLLITVPWDYYKKFMSVNMDGALNVTRAVYPHMKMAGGSIVNQSSTAAWVYSGFYGLAKAGVNSLTQQLAVELGGNNIRVNAIAPGPIDTDATKTVTPGSIVEDMVKRLPLKRMGTPADLVGACLYLLSDEASWVTGQIFNIDGGQIIRS
- a CDS encoding aldehyde dehydrogenase — protein: MSGLPTDGTRLFIDGKLTPGAAGEFDTVNPATEEVLGVAANGSGADMDAAIGAARTAFDTTDWSTNHEFRVRCLEQLRTAVQDRIEDVRAVTVAEAGAPVMLTSGPQLEGPVADLAFPTNLAASYGWETDLGVASPMGIATHRRLRREAVGVVGAITPWNFPHQITFAKLGPALAAGNTVVLKPAPDTPWCAAVLGPIIAEHTDIPPGVINIVTSADHALGSQLCGDPRVDMVSFTGSTATGRTVMATASATVKKTFLELGGKSAFIVLEDADLGAAVSMAAFSVCVHAGQGCALSTRLLVPNSRYDEAVQIAAATLGGIRPGDPASSRTICGPLISARQRDRVQHYIDIARAEGGQIVTGGGRPADRDRGYFIEPTLITGLDNSATVAREEIFGPVLVVIGYDTDDEAVAIANDSPYGLSGSIYGTDPERIASVAHRVRTGTLGVNGGIWYSADVPFGGYKQSGIGREMGTAGFEEYLETKLIATAV
- a CDS encoding succinic semialdehyde dehydrogenase yields the protein MTSTETTPTATVPQRVTPELIDRLTARVRASGDADGGPGRARTPFPLIEVYTGATYGALPQSRPQDVIDAFATARAAQRTWAATPLKRRLAVFARAHELILTERETIADLIQVGCGKTRRMAFEESCDVPMIISHYLATARRILKPRTHGGPVPLLSASLEEHRPKGVVGVIAPWNFPFALALSDAVAALIAGNAVVLKPDNKTALCALFGVELLHRAGLPEGLFEVVCGEGPDIGGDLVDNSDFVMFTGSTATGRLIGERAGRNLIGCSLELGGKNPLIVLDDADLDAVVPGAVFATFANSGQACMHIERIYVHDRCYDEFLRRFVDAAADLGTKAGASYDYTPEFGSLISPEHLARVSAHVDEARAAGATVHTGGRARPDIGPAFYEPTVLTDVPPHVAHATTETFGPVVTVYRVGSEQEAINRANATDYGLNASVWSSDRRRALRVARRLEAGNINVNDGFVTSYSSKATPSGGVKQSGIGARHGDQGLLKYTDTINVGVLKSQVITARAKLAYDKQIASTLATLRIMRRTRLR
- a CDS encoding glutathione peroxidase, coding for MRTLSGEQTTLAELAGDKAVLVVNVASKCGLTPQYTGLVELQRTYGDRGFTVVGVPCNQFMGQEPGTAEEIEQFCSTTYGVDFPLLEKTDVNGENRHPLYAELTQTADAEGGVGDIQWNFEKFLVDRDGKVAGRFRPRTEPNDPAIVAAIESAL
- a CDS encoding serine/threonine-protein kinase; the encoded protein is MAFGPAELTVLEHGAVFAGYTVERLLGRGGMGAVYLARHPRLPRWTALKLLDREMFYNAEIRARFEREAELVARLDHPNIVGVYDRGVQGEQLWISMRYIDGSDAASIDRAAMPPWRAVRIVGETAKALDFAHARGVLHRDVKPANILLEPGEAGADERVYLSDFGIARPQEDSAALTRTGTFTATLAFASPEQLSGARLDHRSDQYSLACSLFRLVTGGLPFPADNPVGIISGHLHDPPPSASGRHSDVPVALDGVLARAMAKQPRDRFDSCAEFAEAARRALTAPSQAHAVLPAPHSPVLDRQGGSATRVPPAPAARMPFADPGSLPSAARYSETLPMGPGHSETLAGAYIPPGSPPSRPPAGVIMAVAAAVSVLLVVIVLVLTRDQSTPSPPSPQTSIPQSGPAAVTAPPSVVPSSGVAPTDGPGNGDKGKDKGKDKDKDK